A part of Puniceicoccaceae bacterium genomic DNA contains:
- a CDS encoding efflux RND transporter periplasmic adaptor subunit: MSTSVSFKTIRKKSPSQQAKDLLLSFRFWRWVIVIAAVIGTGLYLFWMSVPEAYVTRAERGPAKDIVLGTVEVNEYHLLQLRSERSGIVLENSVEIGDEVTEGQVLMRLDAEERRIDLEKLLIEQENYKQSLEITRQSEYTLTKTLEDLDDLRQDVERGVRPERDLQLAERNLQQLRDDITRQDLNEKLSLDTKENAIKRLRLDIEKMTVRSPTSGTVTNIFAREGDLVTQNEVVFNIIDSRRLVTAEISEEDFDKVSEGLSALVRFLAYPDEVFEATVVQILPTADPVTQRYQIYLNVQIENERLKPGLTGEVSIIVAERSDSILIPSQALIGNNVLRVNGSRIEHVKVEPGYRSLLTVEILSGIREGEIVVTEELTRYRDGELVRTTWE, translated from the coding sequence ATGAGCACATCCGTTTCCTTCAAAACCATCCGAAAGAAGAGTCCGTCCCAGCAGGCGAAGGATCTTTTGCTTTCCTTTCGCTTCTGGCGTTGGGTCATCGTGATTGCCGCCGTCATCGGCACGGGGCTGTATCTCTTTTGGATGTCTGTGCCAGAAGCCTACGTTACCCGGGCCGAACGCGGACCCGCCAAAGACATCGTTCTCGGAACGGTCGAAGTGAACGAGTATCACCTACTCCAACTGCGCAGCGAACGCAGTGGTATTGTGCTCGAAAACTCTGTGGAAATCGGTGATGAAGTAACCGAAGGTCAAGTGCTCATGCGTCTCGACGCAGAAGAACGTCGCATCGACCTCGAAAAACTGCTCATCGAACAGGAAAACTACAAACAATCCCTGGAGATTACCCGCCAATCCGAATACACGCTGACAAAAACGCTCGAAGATCTCGATGATCTACGCCAAGACGTGGAACGCGGCGTGCGTCCAGAACGCGATCTGCAGCTCGCTGAAAGAAATTTACAACAATTGAGGGATGATATCACCCGTCAGGATCTCAATGAAAAACTGTCACTCGATACCAAGGAAAACGCCATCAAACGGCTCCGCCTCGATATCGAAAAAATGACGGTTCGTTCACCAACCAGCGGGACCGTCACCAATATTTTTGCCCGTGAAGGTGATCTCGTCACCCAAAATGAAGTCGTATTTAATATCATCGACTCGCGCCGACTGGTCACTGCAGAAATTTCAGAGGAAGATTTCGACAAGGTCAGTGAGGGCCTATCCGCTCTCGTTCGCTTTCTGGCCTATCCCGACGAAGTCTTCGAAGCCACAGTAGTGCAAATCCTGCCAACCGCAGACCCGGTCACCCAGCGATACCAGATTTACCTGAATGTTCAGATCGAAAATGAACGTCTAAAGCCGGGACTGACTGGTGAGGTGAGCATCATTGTCGCAGAGCGTAGCGATTCCATCCTGATCCCAAGTCAGGCGCTGATCGGCAACAACGTGCTGAGAGTAAATGGATCTCGCATCGAACACGTCAAGGTGGAACCGGGTTACCGCAGTCTGCTAACCGTTGAAATTCTCAGTGGCATCCGTGAGGGAGAGATTGTGGTCACCGAAGAACTCACCCGTTACCGTGATGGAGAACTGGTGCGCACGACCTGGGAGTAA
- a CDS encoding FtsX-like permease family protein, whose amino-acid sequence MLMSLAGIVLGVGLFIVAQANTTGFEKLFIKTLLGANGAVRIEDRFQETLTSIQIQQENTGRSFEFGRARGRKYRPGVEHADKVIEAIYQFRNVIAASKVIRGGVEVSNNFKEEPAQLYGIEKETHLLVSDLEEQIVFGSMVDFQRDPRAVLIGSELARRMMIEPGDSIIMKEANESHRFMVRAIFETGVREIDKERIFIDIGQARMVFKRPHETSYIQVSLFDADKALDDKYLMEGVVQHIVAPWQEREKVWLGVFRAIRITAMVSLSSIIFISGLGMFSTLAIIVMEKTREIAILRSMGYTRKDVTNIFIWQGFIVTTIGILVGWITGAFLTFTISRLPIRIRGIFSADSFVVDWSIWHYILAAVIAAIFVMTASIIPSRRAAKLEPGDVVRGTSS is encoded by the coding sequence ATGCTGATGAGTCTAGCCGGTATCGTATTGGGCGTGGGTCTCTTCATTGTGGCCCAGGCAAATACAACTGGATTCGAAAAGCTCTTCATCAAAACCCTGCTCGGTGCCAACGGAGCCGTGCGCATTGAGGACCGTTTTCAGGAAACACTGACCAGTATCCAGATCCAACAGGAGAACACAGGACGTTCCTTCGAATTTGGACGTGCGCGCGGACGAAAATATCGACCCGGCGTCGAGCATGCCGACAAGGTGATTGAAGCCATCTACCAATTTCGCAATGTCATTGCTGCCTCCAAGGTCATCCGTGGCGGTGTCGAGGTCTCCAACAATTTCAAGGAAGAACCCGCACAACTCTACGGTATTGAGAAAGAAACCCACCTATTGGTGTCTGATCTGGAGGAGCAAATCGTTTTTGGAAGCATGGTGGACTTTCAGCGCGACCCTCGTGCTGTGCTGATCGGGTCCGAGCTGGCCCGACGCATGATGATCGAACCTGGAGACTCCATCATCATGAAGGAGGCAAATGAATCCCACCGTTTCATGGTACGTGCCATTTTTGAAACCGGGGTTCGCGAAATCGACAAGGAACGCATTTTTATCGACATCGGGCAAGCACGCATGGTGTTCAAGCGTCCGCATGAAACATCCTATATCCAGGTCAGTCTGTTCGATGCCGACAAGGCACTGGATGATAAATATCTTATGGAAGGAGTGGTGCAACACATTGTTGCACCCTGGCAGGAGCGTGAAAAGGTCTGGTTGGGGGTTTTCCGCGCCATCCGCATCACGGCAATGGTGAGCCTCTCTTCCATCATTTTCATTTCCGGATTGGGCATGTTCAGCACACTGGCGATCATCGTGATGGAAAAAACCCGGGAGATCGCCATCCTTCGATCCATGGGTTATACCCGCAAGGACGTGACAAACATTTTCATTTGGCAGGGCTTCATTGTGACCACCATCGGAATTCTGGTCGGGTGGATCACTGGTGCATTTCTAACCTTCACCATCTCCCGACTTCCCATTCGCATTCGAGGAATTTTTTCAGCTGACAGCTTTGTCGTCGACTGGTCCATCTGGCACTACATTCTGGCTGCGGTGATTGCCGCAATCTTTGTCATGACCGCGAGCATCATTCCCTCCCGCCGAGCTGCAAAGCTCGAACCTGGCGACGTCGTCCGTGGAACCAGTTCCTAA
- a CDS encoding ABC transporter ATP-binding protein: protein MANHQDQPVLQCRGLHRYLGDPQQRVHVLKGVDIDLYRGNTYAIVGPSGCGKSTLLYTLGLLDRQNEGSIIIDGMDVSKADDEERTAIRNEKIGFVFQFHFLLPEFTAAENIIIPMWKRGNRKALSMERRAHMLLQSVGLGDKTHRLANRLSGGEQQRVAVARSLANDPPIVLADEPTGNLDVKNSNIVFELLYQLSKKNNQAVLIVTHNPDIARKCDFILKMRDGLFTRGD, encoded by the coding sequence ATGGCCAATCACCAGGATCAACCCGTTCTGCAATGTCGTGGACTCCATCGCTACCTCGGAGATCCCCAACAACGTGTGCATGTACTCAAAGGAGTGGACATTGACCTCTATCGCGGAAATACCTACGCGATTGTAGGCCCGTCAGGGTGTGGAAAATCGACCCTTCTCTACACGCTTGGGCTGCTCGACCGACAGAATGAAGGAAGTATCATCATCGACGGCATGGATGTGTCCAAAGCGGACGACGAGGAACGCACAGCCATCCGCAATGAAAAAATCGGCTTTGTTTTCCAGTTTCACTTCCTGCTTCCCGAGTTCACTGCTGCAGAAAACATCATCATTCCCATGTGGAAGCGTGGGAATCGCAAGGCACTTAGCATGGAACGGCGCGCACACATGTTGCTGCAATCCGTCGGACTTGGAGATAAGACCCACCGCCTGGCCAACCGCCTCTCAGGTGGAGAGCAACAGCGCGTTGCCGTTGCGCGATCCCTCGCAAACGATCCTCCGATCGTGCTTGCGGACGAGCCCACAGGAAATCTTGATGTGAAAAATTCGAATATCGTGTTTGAGTTGCTCTATCAACTTTCCAAGAAAAACAATCAGGCCGTTCTCATTGTCACCCACAATCCTGACATCGCGCGCAAATGTGATTTCATTCTTAAAATGAGGGATGGCCTCTTTACTCGAGGAGATTGA
- the hpt gene encoding hypoxanthine phosphoribosyltransferase, with protein MESDICDILVSEDAIKARVAELGQEISDYYRNEELFIIWIMNGALLFTADLIRNITIPVKIDCIRVENRRNNRDSEYQPDFRWNMNLDIEDQCVLLVDDIFDTGKTLLRVVRGLKELRPKSIETCVLLDKQTDRPILETPNYVGFQIEDQFVVGYGLDFAEQYRHLPYIGVLHPELQNPPEWV; from the coding sequence ATGGAGAGTGATATCTGTGACATTCTGGTTTCGGAAGATGCAATCAAAGCACGTGTGGCGGAGTTGGGCCAGGAAATCTCAGATTACTACCGAAACGAAGAACTCTTCATCATCTGGATCATGAACGGCGCGTTGCTGTTTACAGCCGACTTGATCCGCAACATTACCATCCCAGTCAAAATCGACTGCATTCGAGTCGAGAATCGTCGAAACAATCGGGACTCAGAATATCAGCCTGATTTTCGATGGAACATGAATCTCGACATCGAAGACCAATGCGTGCTGTTGGTAGACGACATTTTTGATACTGGAAAAACTCTTCTGCGCGTCGTTCGAGGTCTCAAGGAACTTCGACCCAAGAGTATTGAAACATGCGTGCTTCTCGACAAACAAACGGATCGTCCCATCCTGGAAACACCCAACTATGTCGGGTTCCAGATTGAAGACCAGTTTGTGGTGGGATATGGACTCGACTTTGCAGAACAGTACCGTCACTTGCCCTACATTGGTGTGCTTCACCCAGAACTCCAAAATCCTCCGGAATGGGTCTGA
- a CDS encoding peptide ABC transporter substrate-binding protein has product MGLIGSTSKRPATAQWMVMFIGIVLSMLTLSCTNERETPAAAAARQKILLLGNGSEPKGLDPHLATGVPENQIISTLIEGLVSHHPSDDFIDAPGVAQRWESDLESRVWTFFLRSDAKWTNGDPVTAHDFVYAYRRMLTASLGARYADMLYIIKNAESYHQGKIQDFSEVGVRAIDSHTLRIELIGPTPYFPSMLKHYSWFPVNPSVIEAHGGIDDRDASWTQVEHFVGNGPFRLKIWKTNSFIEVERSPTYWDRDHVIPNGIRFFPIERLSTEESAFRAGQLHYAYQIPLDRIEYYKKHEPDRIRFDDYLGTYFYRFNVTKPPFDNVLVRKALSAAIDRESIVTHITRGGERPATGYVYAGMKGYESPGDLHFDPEQARSWLAEAGYPDGNGFPDAEILINTAESHKVIAEAIQAMWREHLNIEVGLINQEWKVYLDSQYNLRYQISRSGWIGDFMDPITFLLIFTSGSGNNNTGWSNAKYDALYQSLLSTGDRERRYQIMQEMESILLEDLPIAPIYWYTRKFLLHPGIKDWHPKLLDNRPLKSVDFHPQ; this is encoded by the coding sequence ATGGGTCTGATCGGTTCGACTTCCAAGCGACCCGCTACTGCCCAGTGGATGGTCATGTTCATCGGCATCGTGCTTTCGATGCTGACCCTCTCGTGCACAAACGAGCGCGAAACTCCCGCTGCAGCAGCCGCGCGGCAGAAAATCCTCCTGCTAGGCAATGGTTCGGAACCCAAAGGACTCGATCCTCATTTGGCAACTGGTGTGCCCGAAAACCAGATCATCAGCACGTTGATTGAGGGCCTGGTCAGCCATCACCCCAGCGATGATTTCATCGACGCCCCAGGGGTCGCACAGCGATGGGAAAGCGACTTGGAATCCAGGGTTTGGACCTTTTTCCTGCGCTCTGACGCAAAGTGGACCAATGGAGATCCAGTCACTGCCCATGATTTTGTCTATGCCTATCGACGCATGCTGACAGCTTCACTCGGTGCCCGCTATGCCGATATGCTCTATATCATCAAAAACGCCGAATCCTACCACCAGGGGAAGATTCAGGACTTCAGCGAAGTTGGCGTGCGGGCAATCGATTCCCACACCCTGCGCATCGAGCTGATCGGGCCTACGCCCTACTTCCCCTCAATGCTCAAACACTACTCCTGGTTTCCCGTCAATCCGTCCGTCATCGAAGCCCATGGAGGCATTGATGACCGGGATGCCTCATGGACCCAGGTGGAGCATTTTGTTGGCAATGGCCCCTTCCGGCTCAAAATATGGAAGACCAACAGTTTCATCGAAGTTGAACGAAGTCCAACCTACTGGGATCGGGATCATGTCATTCCCAACGGTATTCGTTTTTTCCCCATCGAACGGCTCAGCACCGAGGAGTCGGCATTCAGGGCAGGTCAGCTGCACTACGCCTACCAGATACCGCTGGATCGCATCGAATACTACAAAAAACATGAGCCAGACCGTATTCGATTTGACGACTATCTGGGCACCTACTTCTACCGCTTCAATGTCACCAAGCCCCCGTTTGACAATGTGCTCGTGCGAAAGGCACTGTCCGCTGCAATCGACCGCGAGAGCATCGTCACTCACATCACACGCGGTGGGGAGCGGCCCGCAACCGGATACGTCTACGCCGGAATGAAGGGATACGAGTCCCCCGGCGACCTTCACTTCGACCCCGAACAGGCGAGATCGTGGCTCGCCGAAGCTGGATACCCGGACGGTAACGGATTTCCCGACGCAGAAATCCTGATCAACACAGCGGAGTCCCACAAGGTCATCGCTGAGGCCATTCAGGCGATGTGGAGGGAACATCTCAACATTGAGGTGGGGTTGATCAATCAGGAATGGAAGGTCTACCTCGACAGTCAGTACAACCTCCGCTATCAGATCTCACGCTCTGGCTGGATCGGTGATTTCATGGATCCCATCACCTTTCTTCTCATTTTCACCTCGGGCAGTGGAAACAATAACACGGGATGGAGTAACGCCAAATACGATGCCCTTTACCAGTCATTGCTTTCCACTGGTGACCGCGAACGTCGTTATCAGATCATGCAGGAAATGGAATCCATTCTGCTCGAAGATTTGCCCATCGCTCCCATCTACTGGTATACGCGTAAGTTCCTTCTCCACCCAGGCATCAAGGACTGGCACCCCAAACTTCTCGACAACCGACCGCTCAAATCCGTTGATTTCCATCCACAATGA
- a CDS encoding ABC transporter permease, whose protein sequence is MIRFLLIRLAQTIGVLYAIATMVFFMMKAVPGGPFSDERNVSDYILEQLEQQYGLNDPLHVQYVNYLWNITPKRLNPVALLDFDLKEGLGIDFGYSFRYEGRTVNQLIKESFPVSLELGLYALAFAGFLGISAGTVAALKQNTRWDYIPMSMMMAGICIPTFVMGPLLILLFGFWVPEPLRLPILFWDPPYETDFIGALRYKILPTLTLGLYYAAGVSRLTRGSMLEVMMQDYIRTARAKGLSEGTLVLKHGLRAAMIPVVSYLGPVAAHLITGSFIVEYIFMLPGLGRHLINAALNRDYTLIMGTVLLYANILILFNLLVDIIVVALNPKLKFSNA, encoded by the coding sequence ATGATCCGATTTCTGCTCATTCGACTGGCCCAGACCATTGGGGTGCTCTACGCCATCGCAACCATGGTCTTTTTCATGATGAAGGCCGTTCCCGGCGGACCGTTCTCAGATGAACGCAACGTCTCCGACTATATTCTCGAGCAACTCGAGCAGCAATACGGACTCAACGACCCCCTGCACGTTCAGTATGTCAACTACTTGTGGAATATCACCCCCAAACGACTGAATCCAGTTGCCCTGCTCGATTTTGACCTCAAGGAAGGACTCGGCATTGATTTTGGATACTCCTTTCGATACGAGGGACGAACGGTCAATCAGCTGATCAAGGAGTCTTTTCCGGTATCGCTCGAACTCGGTCTGTATGCCCTGGCGTTTGCAGGGTTCCTCGGGATCAGCGCGGGCACAGTGGCTGCGCTCAAGCAGAACACCAGATGGGATTACATACCGATGAGCATGATGATGGCAGGCATCTGCATCCCCACTTTTGTCATGGGTCCGCTCCTGATCCTACTGTTCGGATTCTGGGTTCCAGAACCCTTGCGACTGCCCATCCTGTTCTGGGATCCCCCTTACGAAACCGATTTTATTGGAGCATTGCGATACAAGATCCTGCCGACACTCACCCTTGGACTCTACTATGCTGCAGGGGTTTCCCGACTGACCCGTGGGAGCATGCTCGAAGTCATGATGCAGGACTATATCCGAACCGCTCGCGCAAAGGGATTGAGTGAAGGAACCCTTGTCCTTAAACACGGGCTTCGCGCTGCCATGATTCCGGTGGTCTCCTACCTGGGTCCGGTTGCTGCCCACCTCATTACCGGCTCCTTCATCGTAGAGTACATTTTCATGTTGCCCGGACTCGGACGCCACCTGATCAATGCCGCACTCAATCGTGACTATACCCTGATCATGGGAACCGTTTTACTTTATGCCAACATTCTCATCCTTTTCAATCTGCTGGTAGACATCATCGTAGTGGCATTAAATCCCAAACTCAAATTTTCGAACGCATGA
- a CDS encoding ABC transporter permease → MSNSASSDSQALASTHSTEVFSPWKEAWIRLSRNKLALFGLYTFLTVTVLSLFAPLISPYDPNAQDILKGPSAPSFSHWFGTDTLGRDVLSRILHGGRISIAVGFAATLVAMTIGISWGAVSGFVGGWVDAVMMRIVDILYSLPFMIFVILLMTLFERSLLLLFVAIGFVEWLTLARIVRGQVLHLKTMPYIDAARCLGVRQFALIFRHIIPNLIGPVIIYATLTVPAVMLLESALSFLGLGVQPPDSSWGSLINDGAEKMVSYPWLLIFPSLFFSVTLFSLNFLGDGLRDALDPKAIE, encoded by the coding sequence ATGAGCAATTCCGCTAGTTCCGACTCCCAGGCACTTGCATCTACCCATTCCACAGAGGTCTTTTCCCCCTGGAAAGAGGCGTGGATTCGGCTCTCCCGGAACAAACTAGCCCTTTTTGGACTCTACACCTTCCTCACGGTCACTGTGCTTTCGCTCTTCGCTCCCCTGATCAGCCCCTACGATCCCAATGCTCAGGACATTCTCAAGGGTCCTTCTGCTCCCAGTTTCTCCCATTGGTTTGGAACCGACACACTTGGGCGCGATGTGCTCAGCCGTATTCTGCACGGTGGACGCATTTCAATCGCGGTTGGTTTTGCAGCCACTCTGGTGGCCATGACCATCGGAATCTCATGGGGTGCTGTTTCAGGCTTTGTCGGCGGATGGGTGGATGCCGTCATGATGCGCATTGTAGATATCCTCTACAGTCTTCCGTTCATGATTTTCGTGATTCTTCTGATGACGCTATTCGAGCGCAGCCTGCTGCTGTTGTTTGTCGCCATCGGGTTTGTGGAGTGGCTGACACTTGCCCGCATTGTCAGGGGACAGGTGCTACACCTCAAAACAATGCCTTACATCGATGCAGCCCGGTGCTTGGGTGTGCGCCAGTTCGCCCTCATCTTTCGGCACATCATTCCCAATCTCATCGGCCCCGTAATCATCTACGCCACCTTAACTGTACCTGCAGTGATGTTATTGGAATCTGCCCTGAGTTTTCTCGGCTTGGGGGTACAACCTCCCGACAGTTCGTGGGGATCCCTGATCAATGACGGTGCAGAAAAAATGGTTTCCTATCCGTGGCTGTTGATTTTCCCTTCGCTGTTCTTTTCCGTGACGCTTTTCTCACTCAATTTTCTGGGAGATGGTCTCAGGGATGCATTGGATCCCAAAGCAATTGAATGA
- a CDS encoding chemotaxis protein CheX produces MMEASVRDVFSMMMKSSVKQHAIEQTGTLRSKIDDIFGLETTLVVANIGFGGQVFGYVYVYMKSETASFLAGRMLHSLEGDESDSEIANDAVGEFTNITIGGFKNQLTYMGYPCDLTIPSILRGKGISVETVSGCSRSLYHFKTRGQSILAVAIIKTDQ; encoded by the coding sequence ATGATGGAAGCGTCCGTCCGGGATGTTTTCTCCATGATGATGAAATCATCGGTGAAACAGCACGCCATTGAACAGACGGGAACGCTGCGATCCAAAATTGACGACATCTTTGGTCTGGAGACTACATTGGTGGTGGCAAACATTGGATTTGGCGGGCAAGTATTTGGTTATGTGTATGTTTACATGAAGTCCGAAACGGCTTCTTTTCTTGCAGGTCGCATGCTCCATTCTCTGGAGGGGGATGAGTCGGACAGCGAGATTGCCAATGATGCGGTGGGCGAGTTCACAAACATCACGATCGGTGGATTCAAAAATCAGCTCACTTACATGGGGTATCCCTGCGATCTGACGATTCCTTCGATCCTTCGTGGTAAGGGCATCTCCGTTGAAACGGTGTCCGGTTGCTCCCGGTCCCTTTATCATTTCAAGACACGGGGGCAGTCCATTCTTGCAGTTGCGATCATCAAGACCGATCAGTGA
- a CDS encoding gamma carbonic anhydrase family protein yields the protein MDVHDRLNRHLSKKPVIAASAYVADSAVIIGDVTLEPESSVWPGCVLRGDIESIFVGRGSNIQDGSIVHLADDLGVSIGSYTTVGHGAIIHACTIGNECLIGMRATVMDGAEIGDQCIVGAHSLVTKGFKAAPGSLIMGTPARVVKSLDTETRESIRNWALKYIQVAAAHRRVCEEKG from the coding sequence ATGGACGTGCATGATCGCCTGAACCGACACCTGAGCAAAAAACCTGTGATTGCAGCGTCTGCCTATGTTGCTGACAGTGCTGTGATCATCGGTGATGTGACGCTTGAACCGGAGAGCAGTGTCTGGCCGGGGTGTGTATTGCGGGGGGATATCGAGTCGATATTTGTGGGGCGAGGCAGCAACATCCAGGATGGAAGCATTGTGCATTTGGCCGATGATCTTGGCGTAAGCATTGGTTCATACACAACGGTGGGCCATGGTGCGATTATTCATGCATGCACCATAGGCAATGAGTGTCTGATCGGAATGCGGGCAACCGTCATGGATGGTGCTGAAATCGGCGATCAATGCATTGTGGGTGCGCACTCCCTTGTCACCAAAGGGTTCAAGGCAGCACCGGGCAGTTTAATCATGGGAACCCCTGCACGCGTGGTGAAGAGCCTCGATACTGAAACCCGTGAATCGATCCGCAACTGGGCACTGAAATACATCCAGGTGGCGGCTGCGCATCGCCGGGTTTGCGAAGAGAAGGGCTGA
- a CDS encoding sodium-translocating pyrophosphatase, giving the protein MTDITPIFWMVPVTACMALLFAWHFFRWMMAKDEGNETMVRIAAHVRAGAKAYLNQQYKVVIFVFAALGLVFAFMAYGMKVQNPWVPFAFITGGFFSGLAGYFGMRTATYASSRAAAAARESLNSALVVAFRSGAVMGLVVVGLALLDISVWFLVLNHFIEGEGGHKLVVITTTMLTFGMGASLQALFARVGGGIFTKAADVGADLVGKVEAGIPEDDPRNPATIADNVGDNVGDVAGMGADLYESYCGSILATSALGAAAYYSDVSGQFKAVLAPMLIGALGTLLSILGVYFVRVKAGASQRELGAALSRAINLSSLMIVVGSLGVLYLLGIENLWGIWAAIVTGLLTGIVIGTSTEYYTSHAYRPTQSIAQSAMTGPATVIISGMGIGMLSTAIPVIAIVLGISLSFLFASGWDFANLSHGLYGIGIAAVGMLSTLGLTLATDAYGPIADNAGGNAEMSGLGPEVRRRTDALDALGNTTAATGKGFAIGSAALTGLALLASFMEELKMSLQRVVLQREVFVFPDNLTVRSVEELQGMDLYALVNHFQVNLMNPKLLIGLFIGAMMSFLFCGLTMQAVGRAAQSMVDEVRRQFREFPGILKGEEEPEYATCVAISTKGAQREMLLPSLIAVAVPILTGVVFGVAGVIGLLAGALSSGFVLAVFMANSGGAWDNAKKYIEEGHEGGKGSDAHKAAVIGDTVGDPFKDTSGPSLNILIKLMSMVSIVMVGLTVSTSLL; this is encoded by the coding sequence ATGACTGACATCACACCCATTTTTTGGATGGTCCCGGTGACCGCCTGTATGGCTCTCCTTTTTGCCTGGCATTTCTTTCGCTGGATGATGGCGAAAGACGAAGGCAATGAAACCATGGTGCGTATCGCAGCCCATGTGCGAGCGGGTGCCAAGGCTTACCTGAACCAGCAGTACAAGGTTGTCATCTTTGTTTTTGCTGCACTGGGCCTGGTTTTTGCATTCATGGCCTACGGCATGAAGGTTCAGAATCCATGGGTGCCGTTTGCGTTTATTACGGGCGGGTTTTTCTCGGGACTGGCGGGATATTTTGGGATGCGAACCGCAACCTATGCCTCATCGAGAGCGGCTGCAGCAGCCCGGGAATCGTTAAATTCTGCACTGGTGGTCGCATTTCGAAGTGGTGCGGTAATGGGACTGGTTGTCGTGGGGTTGGCACTGCTTGATATTTCTGTCTGGTTTTTAGTGCTTAACCATTTTATTGAAGGTGAGGGCGGACACAAACTGGTTGTGATCACCACAACAATGCTGACCTTTGGAATGGGTGCATCGCTACAGGCACTCTTTGCCCGGGTCGGTGGGGGCATTTTTACGAAGGCTGCGGATGTGGGAGCGGATTTAGTTGGAAAAGTGGAAGCTGGAATTCCTGAAGATGATCCACGCAATCCTGCAACGATTGCCGACAATGTGGGTGACAATGTCGGGGACGTGGCTGGCATGGGAGCGGATTTGTATGAATCCTACTGTGGCTCCATACTCGCAACTTCTGCATTGGGGGCAGCGGCTTATTATTCCGATGTATCGGGTCAATTTAAGGCCGTATTGGCACCGATGCTGATTGGTGCGCTTGGCACATTGCTTTCGATTCTTGGAGTGTATTTCGTACGCGTCAAGGCGGGTGCGAGTCAGAGAGAGCTGGGTGCAGCGCTCTCTCGTGCAATCAACTTGAGTTCGCTCATGATCGTAGTGGGTTCGCTGGGGGTGCTCTATCTGCTGGGAATTGAGAACCTGTGGGGAATCTGGGCAGCCATCGTGACGGGATTGCTCACCGGAATTGTGATTGGTACATCGACGGAATATTATACTTCGCATGCGTATCGCCCGACACAGAGCATCGCTCAGAGTGCGATGACGGGTCCGGCGACGGTCATCATTTCGGGAATGGGCATTGGCATGCTTTCAACGGCGATTCCTGTCATCGCGATTGTGTTGGGCATCAGTCTTTCCTTTCTTTTTGCGTCTGGCTGGGACTTCGCAAACCTGTCGCATGGACTTTATGGCATTGGAATCGCGGCGGTTGGCATGTTGTCAACGCTGGGGCTAACTCTCGCAACAGATGCGTATGGACCGATCGCGGACAACGCTGGTGGCAATGCTGAGATGAGTGGCCTCGGGCCGGAGGTGCGCAGGCGAACCGATGCGCTGGATGCTCTGGGAAATACGACGGCTGCCACGGGCAAAGGCTTTGCGATCGGATCTGCGGCACTGACAGGATTGGCACTGCTGGCTTCCTTTATGGAGGAGTTGAAAATGTCACTCCAGCGGGTGGTGCTGCAACGTGAGGTTTTTGTGTTTCCTGACAATCTGACGGTTCGATCCGTAGAGGAACTGCAAGGCATGGATCTGTATGCGCTGGTGAACCATTTTCAGGTCAATTTGATGAATCCCAAGCTCCTGATTGGATTGTTCATTGGAGCCATGATGTCGTTTCTTTTCTGTGGACTGACCATGCAGGCTGTGGGCCGTGCCGCTCAGAGCATGGTGGACGAAGTGCGTCGCCAGTTTCGGGAATTCCCGGGTATTTTGAAAGGGGAAGAAGAGCCGGAATATGCGACCTGTGTTGCGATTTCGACCAAGGGTGCGCAGCGCGAGATGCTGTTACCGTCACTGATTGCTGTCGCAGTGCCCATCCTCACAGGTGTGGTGTTTGGAGTGGCTGGGGTTATTGGCTTGTTGGCAGGTGCCCTTTCCTCGGGTTTTGTGCTCGCGGTCTTCATGGCGAATTCCGGAGGTGCCTGGGATAATGCCAAGAAATATATCGAAGAAGGGCACGAAGGGGGAAAAGGAAGCGATGCGCACAAAGCGGCCGTGATCGGAGATACGGTTGGCGATCCTTTTAAGGATACTTCGGGACCAAGTCTGAACATTCTGATCAAACTCATGAGCATGGTCAGCATTGTGATGGTAGGATTGACGGTCAGCACGAGTTTGTTGTGA